GCCTGCAGGATACTTGTATATAACAGCAGGGAGGGTCATCCATCACCTAATCAACATGTACGTCTCGGATTGCATGTCTTAGGAAATGTTCACTGCAGGTCATGACTATGAGTGACACTGACCGTGTTGATCGTGCATTGTCCTATAGGGGACACTTTGGTCACCATGAGGATCTCCAGGATCTTCTAGCTAATGGACCAAAGATGTCACAAATGATAGGGGAAGGAACATAGTGTTAGAAATGGGCTTGTGTTTGGTGCTAGTCTCCACATACCTGTGGCTTCCACCATGCCTTCCAGGATCACAACAATCTCAAACTCGTCCTTCTCCAGTTGCCTCTTGGACACTTCCCAGAATGGGCTTTGCTCGTTTATTTCATGGCTGATAATGAGGGGGGAGACCAGGAAGAGGCGGTCGTCTCCCGTCTCAAAGCCAACGTTGATGTCTGTCTGGTTGAGGGGGATGAATTCTCCTTCCTGCGTTTGCTTTGATTTGATGAGTTTAGCTCGGATGGAGGCCTCGACGATGTGTGATTGACGAAGGTCTCCCACTCGAAACATCAGGCACAGTTTATCATCCCGTAAAGAGATGACGGCGTGTGAGGAGAAGACCAGCGTCTCTGCTCTCTTGTTGGGCTGCGAGATTTTTACAAACATGCAGCCCACCATGAAGGCGTTGACCATGGAGCCAAGTATGGCCTGAAGAAGGAGCAGGATGATTCCCTCTGGGCACTTGTCTGTTATCACCCTGTGTCCGTAACCAATGGTTGTCTCTGTTTCTATAGAGAAGAGAAAAGCTGAAACAAAGCCATTCAGGTTCTTGATGCAAGGCGTCCATTCTGAATCCTCTAAATGCTCCAAATCCCCGCGACAATAAGCTATGAACCACCAAATTACCCCAAAGAAAAGCCACGTGATAGCGTAGGCcagtatgaagaccaggaggctaACTCGCCATTTTAAGTCCACCAAGGTTGTGAAGATGTCTGTCAGGTAGCGGTAGGTCTCCCGAACGTTTCCATGCTGCACGTTACACCTGCCATCCTTCTCCACGTAGCGCTGGCGGCGGCGTAGCTTCCGGTCTGATTTCTCTAACTTCTCTGCCAGTTTAGACTGTTTGCTGCTGACCGTTGAGCCGGGGATGGACGTGAAGGCATTGTTGTCTTTGGCCATTGTGATCAGGGTTGGGTTAAAGCCTGGACAAAGAGAAGAAGCAGTTTACTGCATAGCCATCGGCACTTAGTGGTCGATGAGGGGATTGTAGGGGTAGACTGGGGACTATTGCTGGTGACCAGGATGGGCCACCAGAGCTGTGCCTGGGCTCTATATAGATGTTATCATGCTGCGGTGGGATTGCTGCACCCCTGTGAGACCCCCTCCGTGGTCACCACGGGATGGAGTGTAGTGCAGTCCGACATCTGCTCACTCACCTACCAGGTCAGTCTGTGGAGAGCAGGTTTGTGCTCCAGAAGAATAGCTCAGAACCAGAGCTCTGTCTGTGCAGGTAAGTGCAGTGCACAAAGGGTTAATCAAGGAGTCCCTTCCAGTCCCGATGACTTTTACTAAAATTAGCATGCGCCGATGGCCTCCGCTCAGTATCTGTCACCCGCTTCCCCGGCAGCCCTGCTTCAGCTGTTGCCATGGAAACCCCTGTCAGTCGTACTCTATACGGACCTGAAAGCTCCTCGTCTCACATTTAACCATTGCCGCTCTGCCCACAGATGGAGTCGCATTTGTAGCGCAGGTGCATGACCATTATATAAGAATGGCGGATAGTGACGCAGGTCGCAGCAGCCGT
The sequence above is drawn from the Bufo bufo chromosome 11, aBufBuf1.1, whole genome shotgun sequence genome and encodes:
- the KCNJ9 gene encoding G protein-activated inward rectifier potassium channel 3 isoform X1; its protein translation is MAKDNNAFTSIPGSTVSSKQSKLAEKLEKSDRKLRRRQRYVEKDGRCNVQHGNVRETYRYLTDIFTTLVDLKWRVSLLVFILAYAITWLFFGVIWWFIAYCRGDLEHLEDSEWTPCIKNLNGFVSAFLFSIETETTIGYGHRVITDKCPEGIILLLLQAILGSMVNAFMVGCMFVKISQPNKRAETLVFSSHAVISLRDDKLCLMFRVGDLRQSHIVEASIRAKLIKSKQTQEGEFIPLNQTDINVGFETGDDRLFLVSPLIISHEINEQSPFWEVSKRQLEKDEFEIVVILEGMVEATGMTCQARSSYLVDEVLWGHRFMSVLSLEDGFYEVDYNTFHHTFEVSTPSCSAQELAENAARMDAHLYWSIPSQLDEKVEEGTEKDGMDKQRNGSVSSEKVLVE
- the KCNJ9 gene encoding G protein-activated inward rectifier potassium channel 3 isoform X3 — protein: MAKDNNAFTSIPGSTVSSKQSKLAEKLEKSDRKLRRRQRYVEKDGRCNVQHGNVRETYRYLTDIFTTLVDLKWRVSLLVFILAYAITWLFFGVIWWFIAYCRGDLEHLEDSEWTPCIKNLNGFVSAFLFSIETETTIGYGHRVITDKCPEGIILLLLQAILGSMVNAFMVGCMFVKISQPNKRAETLVFSSHAVISLRDDKLCLMFRVGDLRQSHIVEASIRAKLIKSKQTQEGEFIPLNQTDINVGFETGDDRLFLVSPLIISHEINEQSPFWEVSKRQLEKDEFEIVVILEGMVEATGMTCQARSSYLVDEVLWGHRFMSVLSLEDGFYEVDYNTFHHTFEVSTPSCSAQELAENRNVTPSLTNAYCD
- the KCNJ9 gene encoding G protein-activated inward rectifier potassium channel 3 isoform X2: MAKDNNAFTSIPGSTKSDRKLRRRQRYVEKDGRCNVQHGNVRETYRYLTDIFTTLVDLKWRVSLLVFILAYAITWLFFGVIWWFIAYCRGDLEHLEDSEWTPCIKNLNGFVSAFLFSIETETTIGYGHRVITDKCPEGIILLLLQAILGSMVNAFMVGCMFVKISQPNKRAETLVFSSHAVISLRDDKLCLMFRVGDLRQSHIVEASIRAKLIKSKQTQEGEFIPLNQTDINVGFETGDDRLFLVSPLIISHEINEQSPFWEVSKRQLEKDEFEIVVILEGMVEATGMTCQARSSYLVDEVLWGHRFMSVLSLEDGFYEVDYNTFHHTFEVSTPSCSAQELAENAARMDAHLYWSIPSQLDEKVEEGTEKDGMDKQRNGSVSSEKVLVE